Part of the Terrisporobacter glycolicus ATCC 14880 = DSM 1288 genome is shown below.
ATGTAGGTATAATTCTGATAAAATCCATATGCATCATGCCAAATAATATTCCAGAGGCAATCACAGCTCCTCTGTAAGATTTTTTATTGTGTTTAAAAGATGTTAGTATGAAACCTCTAAAAAATAACTCTTCACAAATTGCTGGCATTACTGCTACCAAGCATAAATTTAAAAACAAGTTATCCTTCATAAACAAAGCATTATTTAATCCTTCTATAATCTCTTGGTTTTGTGGAAAATAGTATAAAGTTATATTAGTTATTACAAATACAATTAAATAGGTTCCAATCCAAAGACTAAATGCTCCAACTAAATATTTAAACTTAGGTAATTTCAAGGAAAATACCTTTTTAAAATCACTTTTTATATAATAGGCAAATAAAAGGGGCAAGACTAAGATCATAATTTGGGTCAAAGCAATACCAGTCATTTTAAATTTCAATTGAACATAACTTCCTACATAAATTAAAAGCACCAATCCAACAGCATATAAAACAACTCCATCACTTACACTTGGCATAGTATACTTTTGTATATTACTTCTTTTTTCTAAGAAGGAAAAACTCTTTCTACTTCCAAACAATATTTCTTCAGAATTAAACATTTTTGACAATAAAATAACTGCTAAAATTACAAAGGCAAAGTTTGATATAAATACTAATGCTATTAATCCTAAGCTAGACTCAAAAGTAAGTACACTCTTTATTAATAAAGATATGTTTACAACAGGTATTACAGCAGTAATTCTATCTAAGTTTAGGTTTGGTATCATAGATGCATAAGAAGGTATAAGCACCAAAAACATAATTGGCGTAATATAATTTTGTGCATCTTTGAAGCTTTTTGCCAATGAGCAAACACACATACTTACCGCTGACACTACCATGGCAAATAAACAAACACAAATTATTGTTATAAATAATGGTGACGCCAATGCTAAAGTGCTCAAACTATGAGAAAACATCTGCCCTGTCATATTTCCAGTTGCTAAAATATACATTAAAGTCATCAAAATAGATACAACATTTAAAATTGCCGTTACAATTGCACAAACAGATACTGCCATATATTTACCCATAACAAGTTCTAAGTTAGTAATAGGCAAGGTAAATAAAGTTTCTAGTGTGCCTCTTTCTTTTTCTCCTGCCATAGAATCAATAGCTGGATAAATAGCCCCAAGAAGCACTCCCATAATCAAAATAAATGGAAGTATTTGACCAAGAACAAGTCCTGCCAACTCTTCATTTTTAGCCACATCAACAGTTTCATATGCTATAGGTTCAAGGGTTTCTTTCACATCTAAGTTAGACTGCTCTATTTTATTTTTAACTTTACTATCTTTGTATGAAGAAAAAACACCTTCTAATTTACTATTTATGTTTGATGAATTGTCTTTTGATGAATTTATATATATCTTATAGTTTTCTATTTTGTTTTCACCTTTTACACTTATGTATGCATCAATAGAGCCTTTTTCCAAATCTTTTTTATAATTATTAGTATTTACTATATTAATATGTCCACTACTTTCATCCTTAAAGTTTTCAATTGTTGATATAAGCTCTTTGTTAGGATGTTTTTCAAAAGCTATATTAATATCTTCATTTTTAATACTATTTATAGACAGAGTCATAACTTGAGACATTATTAACATGAGAACAGGATATAAAATTAAAGGAAGTATAATTCCCATAAATAGAGTTTTCTTATCTCTAAGAATATCTATCATTTCTTTCTTAAAAATAGCTTTTACCATTTTACTCCTCATTTAAGCTCCCCCTTTCACTTGCTAAGTTTATAAATATGTCTCTAAGGCTACTTGTATTATACTTAGATTTAAGTTCTTCACAACTGCCTTCAGCTATAAATTCACCCTTATGTATCATATAAATCTTGTCACATAGAATTTCTGCTTCCTCCATGTAGTGAGTTGAATATAATACAGTCTTTCCTCTATTTTTCTCTCTTTTCATAAAATCTATAATTGATTTACTGCTTATTACATCTAAACCTAATGTAGGCTCATCAAATATGTATATGTTTGGATTATGTATAAGACATCTTGCAATAGAGGTTCTTTGTGTTTGTCCTGTAGATAAGTTTTCTATTCTATTATCAATAAAACTTTCCATATCCATAATTTCTACTATACTATGTATAGATTTTTCTATTTCTTCTTTTGACATATCATATAGACTTCCAAATGTAGTTAAAAGTTCCCTAGGAGAAAATCTATTATATAGCTTTGTATTTCCTGATAAATATCCTATTTCTTTTTTAGCTGCATTTTTATCTTCTTCATAGTCATAGTTTCCTATTTTAATTTGTCCAGAAGTTGGAGTTAAGATTCCTCCAAGCATTCTAAGTAGCGTAGTTTTTCCTGCTCCGTTTGGTCCTAATATTCCAATAATTTCTCCTTTTCCTATTTTAAAAGATAAATTATTTACTGCTAAAAATTCTTCTTTTTTTGTTTTAAACTTTTTCTTATTACTTTTATCTTTTACTTGTCTAGTAAAGGATTTGCATAAATTTTCTACCTCAATCATTAATAAACCCCATTTCTTCTTCCCCTTAATAATTACTTTTTATATAATTATATCATTTCCATTTGCTGTAAATCCATATTGTTTATTGATTAAAAATAAAGATTGCCTCAAAAATGAATTTTAAGGCAACCTTTATTTTTTAATTTTTATATCTACAGTTTTATTTTAAAACATTCTTAGGATCCATAAATACTAATCCATTACCTTGAAGTGTTCTGAGTATTGGTAGAGTACTAGTATTTTTTATTAACTGACCATATAATTCAGCTTCACTTAATTTTCTTCCAAATTCTTTTTTTGACCATTCTATTAAAAGAGCTAAGAATCCTGTTACATGAGGCGTTGCCATGCTTGTTCCTGACAAAATTTCATATTTCCCATTTAAGAAAGTAGATGTTATATTTACACCATAATTATCATTTGATGCTGCTATTGTTCCACATACATGAGTCCCATGGCCATTGTAATCTTCATATTTATTTATATTACTATTGTCTTCAGTAGTAAAATTTTTTCCACCTATTATTCTATTTTGTAAGTCTTTATGAGTTGTATCACACCCAGAATCAATTACTGCAATTTTAATATTTTTACCTGTAATTCCTTTACTCCACATAAACGGTGCATTTATCATGCTTACACCATCTGGAATATAATCTTTATCAGCAGTTATGAATATATTTGATTTTCGGACTACATCTTTATTATTAATAATGGGAATTTGTTTTACAATTATTTTTTGTAAGTTTTCCAATATTTTCACCACCGTAATATTAAAGCGAAAATGTTCTTTTGAAATAAAAAATAGCCTCAACATAAGTTGAGACTATTTTATTTAAAAGTATATATTTACTTATTAAGCATTTAATGCTTCGTCTTCGTTTTCATCTTCAACAAGAGTATTTAACTTCTTATCCATTGACCAAAGAACTACACCACAAGCTACAACTATTCCACCAACTACAGCATAAGCTGGAGCAAATGAATATTTTGATAAGAATTCATATAAGTATCCATAACATTTACCAGCTATGAAAACTGCAAATGGCCAAACACCCATCATAAGTCCTAAAACTTTTGCTGGAGAGAATTTAGATATAAATGAGTTTCCAAGTGGTGAGAATACCATTTCACCAACTGACATTAATATACCTACCATTACTATCCACATTAAGTTAGCTTGTCCATCTCCTCTAACTACTTCTGCAAGAGCCATAACACCAAATGCAGCACCAAGAAGTAACATACCTAAAGCAGTTTTCTTGAACATACTTAAATCACCTTTTGGTGAATTTGCACGTTTAGTCCAATAAGCTGCAAGAACTGGTCCAAGAGCTATACAGCAAAGTGCATTTAATGAATCAAACCAAGCAGAAGGAACAGTAAAGTTTCCAATTACCCAGTTAGCTTTATTAGCTGTTTCAACATCTGGTCCCCAGTGATATAATACTGGCATATAAGTTAAGTACCAAACTACCCAGAATACTATTGAGAATACAGTTACAAGAACTATAGCTGCAACTCTTTTCTTTTCTAATTATAGTAAGAGGTTTATTATCTTCTTCTTTCTTAACTGCAGTTTCTTTTACTTCACCAGCTTTGAAAGGTTTTTTACCAACCTCTCCCCAAGCAGCTTTACCAGCAAATAGTAACCATAAAGCATCTAAGAATAATAATCCTGCACAAACTAAGAAAGTAGGTCCATATCCGTATGCTGCAACTATAAATGCAATAAAAGTAGTTCCTATGAAAGACCCTATGTTAACAAATGAATATTGCACTGTAAATGCAGAGTCAAGTTGATCTGGATCATCGAATAGTTTACCATTTATTCCAGAAACATTTCCTTTAAAGAAACCTGTTCCTATAGATACAAGTGCTATCATTCCCCATAATAAAGCAGGAGATCCTTGAACAGCTGATTGCCATCCACAAACATATCCAAGACCCATTAATACTGCCCCTAATACAACACATAATCTAGGGCTAACCCATCTATCTGCTATATAACCACCAAATATTGGTGTTAAGTATGTGAATGCAACTAAGTTTGCACTCATTTTTGCCCCTTCTACAGCATCTAGTCCAAGACCACCTTTTGCTACTGTAGCAACTATAAATACACCTAATAACCATTTTGATGAATAGAATGCCATTCTTTCAAGAGTGAAAGATAAAGCACATACATAAAAGCCAAAAGGGTATTTCTTTTTAGTTTTTACTGTGTTTTCCATGTACTACCTCCAATATAGTTTATGTTTTTTATTAGAGATTTCCCAATGCCTAGTCACTATTAATCTTCTGCCTTAAATAATAGGTCTCTTTATTTACTTATCTGCATGATTCCATTTTTTTGACTGGTTCATTTGGAAACTTCTAAATATGTAATGTTTATTTACCATACATAAATCTCATGATAGTCCTTAATGTCAAATATGGTTTAAACATCTTCTAGGAATGCAAAAACTAATTTTACTCCCCATACAAAATGTACCAGAAATCGTTATCGTAGTCAATTTAAAAAATGTATTTTTTTGTCATAATTATTTTATTAATATAAAAATCATTTTAAACATTCCGACTATTTCAAATTTTATCATATTTTTATGTTAATAGCCTTAAAAAAGAAAGCTATGGTGAAAAATGTCAACCATTTTTTCCATAGCTTTTAATTATATTAATATAAATATTTTTATTATTTCAATTACTAATTCTAAAACTGCAACTAAAATCATAAATGGATAAACTAATAAAGACATCAGTGTTGTACTAGTTAACATCCAAATTAATAAAATGCAACATAAAATACTTATTGTAAAATCTAATAAAGTGTGAGTTTTTTTCTTTTTAAAGATATAATAAGCCAATGCTATAAGTAATAAAATCATTACTATTCCAATAATCACTTTAAATGTAAGAACATTATCTGTTGTAAAAATTTCATTATTATATTTTGATTTATAAAATCTTAGATGATGATTTACTCCTGCTTTTTTACTAGACAAATCATGGACTACTTTTAGCCCAACTGCCATTGCTATTTGAACAAAAGTAAATATATAATAAAATATTTTTTTAACTGTTTTACTCATATTATTTTGTAGGATCTCCTGTTACATATGGATTCCCTTCATTACTCCATCCAATCCATCCATCTGAATATAAAGATGTATTATCTAGTCCCATTACCATAGCATCCCAGTAAGTCTCAGCAGCTCTCCATCCACTTCCACACATAAATGCTAAGTGATTATTTAAATCTATTTTACAATCATCTTTCCACATAGATAATATTTCATATCCATTTCTCATTGTTTTATCTGCATTTCTATAATAATCCATTGAACTTGAATCAGTTTTTCCTGCATATCCATATACAGCGCCTTCTATACGGCCTTTAATTTTATGATAACTATATCCACTTTCTTTACCTATATATTCATCCCAAGTACGATTATCTACAAGTGTATAATCATCTTTTTTCAAGAATTCTTTTGTTTCTTTTATTGTATCTATCATATCTGGATTTGCTGGTGCATCTACTCCAAAATTACTTTCAGCTTTTGCTTTTATACCTTCTTTTTCTAATGCATATCCTTTTTCATTCCATACATCAAATCCACCACTCATTACTCGAACATCTTGCACACCTAAATATTTAAGTATAATAGCATATCTACAAGCTGCAAGTGGCTCTGGACTCGTAACTATTACACAATCCTTAGAAGTTATTCCATTTTTTAAAGCTAAATTTACTAGGGTTTTATCGTCATTTAATCTCCACTCTTCTATATTATTAACATATACTTTTGGAGTCTCAAAGTCATCTGTATTTATATGAACTGCAGATGGTATATGTCCATCTAAGTATCCTGATTCTTTATCATTTCCCCATCTAACATCTACAATTTTTATATTCTTACTATCTGTAAAGTTTTCTGGAGTTTTTCCATCTACTATTTCTTTCACCATATCTGCTGGAACATACATATCATAATTTTCATATGATTCTAGTTCTAAAGATTTGTCTTTAATCCATTCATTAGCATCGTAAGTTGATACATTTTTTATCCCATTAGAAGATAAATAACTTGCAACTTTACTTGCATCTTCTCCATTTGTATCATATACAATTGCATTTTCATAAGAC
Proteins encoded:
- a CDS encoding ABC transporter permease subunit/CPBP intramembrane protease, whose amino-acid sequence is MRSKMVKAIFKKEMIDILRDKKTLFMGIILPLILYPVLMLIMSQVMTLSINSIKNEDINIAFEKHPNKELISTIENFKDESSGHINIVNTNNYKKDLEKGSIDAYISVKGENKIENYKIYINSSKDNSSNINSKLEGVFSSYKDSKVKNKIEQSNLDVKETLEPIAYETVDVAKNEELAGLVLGQILPFILIMGVLLGAIYPAIDSMAGEKERGTLETLFTLPITNLELVMGKYMAVSVCAIVTAILNVVSILMTLMYILATGNMTGQMFSHSLSTLALASPLFITIICVCLFAMVVSAVSMCVCSLAKSFKDAQNYITPIMFLVLIPSYASMIPNLNLDRITAVIPVVNISLLIKSVLTFESSLGLIALVFISNFAFVILAVILLSKMFNSEEILFGSRKSFSFLEKRSNIQKYTMPSVSDGVVLYAVGLVLLIYVGSYVQLKFKMTGIALTQIMILVLPLLFAYYIKSDFKKVFSLKLPKFKYLVGAFSLWIGTYLIVFVITNITLYYFPQNQEIIEGLNNALFMKDNLFLNLCLVAVMPAICEELFFRGFILTSFKHNKKSYRGAVIASGILFGMMHMDFIRIIPTSILGISFAYAVCKTNSIGVSMFMHFINNGLAVVVSYVSSNVLENVEMNTVNYLPFNQLLVFIGLGILFIGIAVLLFKENKTL
- a CDS encoding ABC transporter ATP-binding protein, which encodes MIEVENLCKSFTRQVKDKSNKKKFKTKKEEFLAVNNLSFKIGKGEIIGILGPNGAGKTTLLRMLGGILTPTSGQIKIGNYDYEEDKNAAKKEIGYLSGNTKLYNRFSPRELLTTFGSLYDMSKEEIEKSIHSIVEIMDMESFIDNRIENLSTGQTQRTSIARCLIHNPNIYIFDEPTLGLDVISSKSIIDFMKREKNRGKTVLYSTHYMEEAEILCDKIYMIHKGEFIAEGSCEELKSKYNTSSLRDIFINLASERGSLNEE
- a CDS encoding S8 family serine peptidase codes for the protein MENLQKIIVKQIPIINNKDVVRKSNIFITADKDYIPDGVSMINAPFMWSKGITGKNIKIAVIDSGCDTTHKDLQNRIIGGKNFTTEDNSNINKYEDYNGHGTHVCGTIAASNDNYGVNITSTFLNGKYEILSGTSMATPHVTGFLALLIEWSKKEFGRKLSEAELYGQLIKNTSTLPILRTLQGNGLVFMDPKNVLK
- a CDS encoding MFS transporter encodes the protein MENTVKTKKKYPFGFYVCALSFTLERMAFYSSKWLLGVFIVATVAKGGLGLDAVEGAKMSANLVAFTYLTPIFGGYIADRWVSPRLCVVLGAVLMGLGYVCGWQSAVQGSPALLWGMIALVSIGTGFFKGNVSGINGKLFDDPDQLDSAFTVQYSFVNIGSFIGTTFIAFIVAAYGYGPTFLVCAGLLFLDALWLLFAGKAAWGEVGKKPFKAGEVKETAVKKEEDNKPLTIIRKEKSCSYSSCNCILNSILGSLVLNLYASIISLGTRC
- a CDS encoding rhodanese-like domain-containing protein; this encodes MQKKLLSLVCCATLSAMFVVGCASNEKSKTSEGNKTKVVATDDVKKSLKDEKTIIVDARGNDVYSGWATEGVSRGGHIPGATDFSADWLESKADNKDDYLSDAIENKKLKSYENAIVYDTNGEDASKVASYLSSNGIKNVSTYDANEWIKDKSLELESYENYDMYVPADMVKEIVDGKTPENFTDSKNIKIVDVRWGNDKESGYLDGHIPSAVHINTDDFETPKVYVNNIEEWRLNDDKTLVNLALKNGITSKDCVIVTSPEPLAACRYAIILKYLGVQDVRVMSGGFDVWNEKGYALEKEGIKAKAESNFGVDAPANPDMIDTIKETKEFLKKDDYTLVDNRTWDEYIGKESGYSYHKIKGRIEGAVYGYAGKTDSSSMDYYRNADKTMRNGYEILSMWKDDCKIDLNNHLAFMCGSGWRAAETYWDAMVMGLDNTSLYSDGWIGWSNEGNPYVTGDPTK